Below is a genomic region from Microbacterium sp. KUDC0406.
CGGCGTCGGGGCGATCCAGGTGCTCACCGAGCACGACCTCACACCGCCGCGGATCGGCGTCGCCGTGGTGGGCTCGCTGCCGTTCACCACGCTCTCACCGAGTGCTGTCACGGTCGTGCGGCTGCCCGCCCGGCACATGGGCGTCACGGCCGCGCGGATGCTGCTGGAGCGCATCCGCGGCGATGAGCAGCCGGCCCGTACCGTGGTGCTGCGCAACGACCTGCAGGCCGCGACGCGCTGACGCGCGTCAGTGCGAACCTGAGCCCCAGAGCCGGGTGGCGAGGTTCGCCACCTCTTTGTCGAGTGCGGTGAACTTCGCGTCCTGCGCCTCGAAGCGCGCGTTCATCTCGCTGCGCAGGGCGTCGATCTTCGCGTCGACGCTGTCGAACCGTGCAGTGACGCCGCCGATCTCTGCGCGGATGACGCGACTGAACGTCGTCGTCATCAGTGTCATGCCGCCGAGCATCACGGCCGCGAACACGCCGA
It encodes:
- a CDS encoding DUF2730 domain-containing protein; amino-acid sequence: MEMNDPQVWTLIGVFAAVMLGGMTLMTTTFSRVIRAEIGGVTARFDSVDAKIDALRSEMNARFEAQDAKFTALDKEVANLATRLWGSGSH